In Labilibaculum sp. DW002, one DNA window encodes the following:
- a CDS encoding aldo/keto reductase: MKSKLILGTVQFGLDYGINNDVGKPSFGKVCQILDFAFDNGVKVLDTAEAYGNSQDVIGSYHKISNQIFNIITKYSPNRTDLPEGIVERINLNLETLGVDTLYAYMFHSFADYRKYYKIFSEDLIELRELGIIKKIGVSLYTNDELEQVIKCEEIDLIQLPFNLLDNNYQRGEVLQKAKNRGVEIHTRSVFLQGLFFKELLEDKLSYFTLYLKQLRDMASSDFGISDLALNYVCKQANIDNVLIGVDNIEQLNSNFISLQKDVPVEIQKSIDLINVKDKSMLNPSNW, translated from the coding sequence ATGAAAAGTAAACTTATTCTAGGAACCGTTCAGTTTGGTTTAGATTATGGAATAAACAATGATGTTGGAAAACCTAGCTTTGGTAAAGTTTGTCAAATTTTAGATTTTGCATTTGACAATGGTGTGAAAGTTCTGGATACCGCAGAAGCTTATGGTAATTCACAAGATGTTATTGGTAGTTATCATAAAATATCAAATCAAATTTTTAATATTATTACTAAATATAGCCCAAATAGAACGGACTTACCTGAAGGAATAGTTGAAAGGATAAATTTAAATTTAGAAACCCTAGGTGTTGATACATTATACGCTTACATGTTTCATTCTTTTGCCGATTATAGAAAGTATTATAAAATATTTTCAGAAGATTTAATCGAATTAAGAGAATTAGGAATAATAAAGAAAATAGGTGTTTCTCTATATACTAATGATGAACTTGAACAGGTTATCAAGTGCGAAGAAATTGATTTAATTCAACTTCCCTTTAATCTTTTAGATAATAATTATCAGAGAGGAGAAGTTTTGCAAAAAGCGAAGAATCGTGGCGTAGAAATTCATACTCGTTCAGTTTTTTTGCAAGGATTATTTTTTAAGGAATTGTTAGAAGATAAATTAAGTTACTTTACTTTATATCTAAAGCAATTACGAGATATGGCTTCAAGTGATTTTGGGATAAGTGATTTAGCTTTAAATTATGTGTGTAAGCAGGCAAATATTGATAATGTTTTAATTGGGGTTGACAATATAGAACAATTGAATAGTAACTTTATAAGTTTGCAAAAAGATGTACCTGTTGAAATTCAAAAATCAATTGATTTGATTAATGTTAAAGATAAAAGTATGTTAAACCCTTCAAATTGGTGA
- the pseB gene encoding UDP-N-acetylglucosamine 4,6-dehydratase (inverting) yields the protein MLNYKSVLITGGTGSFGKMFTKLILKSYPNVERLVIFSRDEQKHFQMAQEFPEHKYPQMRYFIGDVRDKGRLLRAFEGVDVVIHAAAMKHVHLAEYNPMECVKTNILGAENVIDAALQCGVKKVVALSTDKAAAPINLYGATKLASDKLFIAANNIKGSRDITFSVVRYGNVMGSNGSVMPFFLKKRKEKVLPITHAEMTRFTISLEDGCEMVFFAINNAKGGEIYVPKIPSYKITDVAKAIAPECKQEVVGIRPGEKLHEEMITISDSMNTYDLGKYYAILPQSPNFSVEDFINEHKAIKVEEGFSYNSGDNTQWETIDSLRDLVKKYVDPNFEV from the coding sequence ATGTTAAATTATAAATCTGTTTTAATTACCGGGGGAACAGGATCTTTTGGAAAAATGTTTACTAAATTGATTCTGAAGAGTTACCCTAATGTGGAGCGTTTAGTGATTTTTTCGAGAGACGAACAAAAGCATTTTCAAATGGCTCAGGAATTTCCGGAACACAAATATCCCCAAATGAGATATTTTATTGGAGATGTAAGAGATAAAGGCCGTTTGTTGAGAGCATTTGAAGGTGTTGATGTGGTAATTCATGCAGCAGCAATGAAACACGTTCATTTAGCTGAATACAACCCTATGGAATGTGTTAAGACAAATATATTAGGAGCTGAAAACGTAATTGATGCCGCATTGCAATGTGGAGTAAAGAAGGTTGTTGCATTATCTACAGACAAGGCTGCGGCTCCAATCAATTTATATGGTGCAACAAAATTAGCTTCTGATAAACTCTTTATTGCTGCAAATAATATTAAGGGTAGTCGAGATATTACGTTTTCTGTTGTTAGATATGGTAATGTTATGGGATCGAATGGTTCTGTGATGCCATTCTTTTTGAAGAAAAGAAAAGAAAAAGTTTTACCAATTACGCATGCAGAAATGACTCGTTTTACAATTTCTCTTGAAGACGGGTGTGAGATGGTTTTCTTTGCAATTAATAATGCTAAGGGAGGAGAGATTTATGTTCCTAAAATACCATCTTATAAAATTACGGATGTTGCAAAAGCAATTGCACCTGAATGTAAACAAGAGGTGGTTGGGATTCGTCCTGGTGAAAAATTGCATGAAGAAATGATAACAATTTCTGATTCAATGAACACTTACGATTTAGGTAAATATTATGCTATTCTACCTCAAAGTCCAAATTTTTCAGTGGAGGATTTTATAAACGAGCACAAGGCGATAAAAGTAGAAGAAGGATTTAGTTATAATTCTGGCGATAATACTCAATGGGAGACTATTGATAGTCTAAGAGATTTAGTAAAAAAGTATGTAGATCCAAATTTTGAAGTATAA
- a CDS encoding Wzz/FepE/Etk N-terminal domain-containing protein, which yields MNPDNTNIKSDPANVSHEDEIDLIQLAKTLWEGRRTVIKTTLIFMVLGLFIAIFSAKEYTASTTMVPQVADGGAKLGGNLGGLAAMAGIDLGGIGGGSNIAPSLYPKIINSIPFQKELMKTELIIDGQVTETTFSYYYENIYSPGLFGVIKEYTIGLPRLILKTIKRERIQNTSLISNHQIIEVSEREKELIERLEEQLTFSMNDKDGDITLSASMPEAIPAAQLVEKAKELLQKSITNFKIQKAEDQLAFVKERYTEKEKEVHQIQKKLAEFRDRNKNVSTAIAQAEQQRLTAEYNLVYGVYSELAKQLETQKIQVKEDTPIFTVIQPTSIPIKPSSQSKLLTLVIFCFLGGIVGVVTVFAKKLIGTLKNEFVN from the coding sequence ATGAACCCAGATAATACAAATATAAAAAGCGATCCTGCTAACGTTTCGCACGAAGACGAAATTGATCTAATTCAGCTCGCCAAAACCCTATGGGAAGGCCGTCGCACGGTAATCAAAACAACTTTGATTTTTATGGTACTGGGCTTATTTATTGCTATTTTCTCAGCGAAAGAATATACTGCCTCAACCACTATGGTGCCTCAAGTTGCTGATGGAGGGGCAAAATTAGGCGGTAATCTTGGAGGATTAGCAGCTATGGCAGGAATTGATTTGGGAGGGATAGGAGGAGGATCAAATATTGCCCCTAGTTTGTATCCAAAAATAATTAATAGTATTCCTTTTCAAAAAGAGTTGATGAAAACGGAACTGATTATCGATGGTCAAGTAACAGAAACGACATTTTCATATTATTATGAGAATATCTATAGTCCCGGATTATTTGGAGTTATTAAGGAGTATACGATCGGATTGCCTCGTTTGATTCTTAAAACAATTAAGCGTGAAAGAATACAAAATACTAGTTTAATTTCAAATCATCAAATTATCGAAGTTAGTGAAAGAGAGAAGGAGTTAATCGAACGATTAGAGGAGCAACTCACTTTTTCCATGAATGATAAAGATGGAGATATTACGTTATCAGCCAGTATGCCTGAAGCTATACCTGCGGCCCAATTGGTTGAAAAAGCTAAGGAACTCCTTCAAAAGTCGATTACTAATTTTAAAATTCAAAAAGCAGAAGATCAATTGGCTTTTGTGAAGGAACGTTACACTGAAAAAGAGAAAGAGGTACACCAAATACAGAAAAAACTGGCGGAATTTCGTGATAGAAATAAAAATGTTAGTACGGCAATTGCTCAAGCGGAGCAACAACGTTTGACTGCTGAATACAACTTGGTATATGGAGTATACTCAGAACTGGCAAAGCAATTGGAAACACAGAAAATACAAGTAAAGGAAGATACACCAATTTTCACTGTTATACAACCAACAAGTATACCTATAAAACCCTCATCTCAAAGTAAACTACTAACATTAGTTATTTTTTGTTTTCTTGGTGGAATTGTAGGTGTTGTAACGGTTTTTGCAAAAAAGTTAATTGGAACTTTAAAAAATGAATTTGTCAATTAA
- a CDS encoding SLBB domain-containing protein: MRKLFLFAIFLALFLGNTHAQNANINPASVNVDALSDAQIAKIVKEMEKNGASMEEAMALARARGASQAQIDKLVVKIREYKNGKRTSSDNDNAQVDVIEPEEGRSEKKAFAPTEKNLKVFGFQFFNSENLSFEPAMDMPVSESYSLGVGDELNISVYGASQQTYQQTVQKSGSVVIPDLGPIYVYGLPIKEVKEKIKARLTSIYNGMGGNSPNTFVEISLGLLKGINVNVIGEVNLPGTYSLPATASAFNALYLAGGPNENGSFRKIDVLRDGKLVNSIDVYAYLIDGAIQNNSQLRDQDVILVRPYAKRVKIAGEFKRTGLFEAQKEETVADILRFAGGFTDKAYTHRLELYRNNTRTLSFRGVLADHYDQVPLMNGDSLVAGKLTERFENRVSIGGAVYRPGNYELVEGLKLSALIQKAEGLKEEAFMERAVITRKLADMSLKVISFSLRDVLNGIVDFDLKREDRIQISSKFDMREARTVEIVGEVQFAGTYAWAENLRIGDLIFQAGGFKEEAEVAGLEVSRVLDYEETSKLTKSLLHTFQFSLDRNLKLSAEDEAFVLKPFDKVYVRRAPGFRPQGVANVQGEVKYSGDYGITRKDEKISDVIKRAGGITPEAYVKGASLRRRIELSEAEYQAKMAIAAQDTTMVGEDIEKVSYQIVGIDLAEVMKRPGGVEDLQVKAGDQILIPSKLETVMVSGSVLSPVAHTFTAKKKLKDYIYGSGGFAQRAKKGKVYVLYANGTTEATKCGLFGRRFPKVEPGCEIIVPEKPEVDKATQASKWLAIASTFATLITAIAVATR, from the coding sequence ATGCGAAAATTATTTCTATTTGCTATATTCTTGGCATTATTTCTAGGGAATACACATGCTCAAAATGCAAATATCAATCCAGCGAGTGTAAATGTTGATGCACTTAGCGATGCTCAGATTGCGAAGATTGTCAAAGAAATGGAAAAAAATGGCGCGAGTATGGAGGAAGCCATGGCTTTAGCGCGTGCACGAGGAGCTTCGCAAGCTCAGATCGATAAATTAGTCGTGAAGATTAGAGAATACAAGAATGGCAAACGTACAAGCAGCGATAATGATAATGCACAAGTTGATGTGATTGAACCTGAGGAAGGACGGTCAGAAAAAAAGGCGTTTGCACCAACAGAAAAGAATTTGAAGGTTTTTGGTTTTCAATTTTTTAATTCTGAAAACTTAAGTTTCGAACCAGCTATGGATATGCCAGTATCTGAATCTTACTCATTGGGAGTTGGTGACGAACTGAATATCTCCGTTTATGGAGCATCTCAGCAAACCTACCAGCAGACGGTTCAGAAAAGTGGATCGGTGGTAATTCCTGATTTAGGACCAATTTATGTGTATGGTCTTCCGATTAAAGAAGTAAAAGAAAAAATTAAAGCAAGATTAACTTCTATTTACAATGGAATGGGTGGTAATTCGCCAAATACCTTTGTGGAGATAAGTCTGGGTCTATTAAAAGGAATAAATGTAAATGTAATTGGAGAGGTGAACTTACCTGGCACCTATTCTCTGCCTGCTACTGCATCTGCATTTAATGCATTGTACTTGGCTGGCGGACCAAATGAAAATGGTTCGTTCCGTAAAATTGATGTTTTACGTGACGGAAAATTGGTGAACAGTATCGATGTATATGCCTATTTAATTGATGGTGCCATTCAAAACAATAGCCAATTAAGAGATCAGGATGTAATTTTAGTTCGTCCATATGCAAAAAGAGTAAAAATAGCGGGAGAGTTCAAGCGAACTGGCTTGTTCGAAGCCCAAAAAGAAGAAACGGTAGCTGATATCTTGCGTTTTGCTGGTGGTTTTACAGATAAGGCCTATACGCACCGTTTAGAATTGTATCGTAACAATACACGTACCTTAAGTTTTAGGGGAGTGCTTGCTGATCATTACGATCAGGTACCCTTGATGAATGGAGATTCTTTGGTAGCGGGTAAGTTAACGGAACGTTTTGAAAATAGAGTTAGCATTGGCGGTGCAGTTTATCGTCCCGGTAATTACGAATTGGTTGAGGGCTTGAAACTTTCGGCATTAATTCAAAAAGCAGAAGGATTAAAAGAAGAAGCTTTTATGGAACGTGCGGTAATCACAAGAAAATTGGCTGACATGAGTTTAAAAGTAATTTCTTTTTCGCTTCGTGATGTGCTCAATGGGATAGTTGATTTTGACCTGAAAAGAGAAGACCGTATTCAGATCTCTTCCAAATTTGATATGCGTGAAGCACGTACTGTAGAAATTGTTGGTGAGGTGCAATTTGCAGGAACCTACGCGTGGGCAGAGAACTTACGCATTGGAGATTTGATTTTTCAAGCTGGAGGTTTTAAAGAGGAAGCTGAAGTGGCAGGCCTAGAGGTGAGCCGTGTTTTGGATTATGAGGAGACCAGTAAACTGACAAAGTCTTTATTGCATACTTTTCAATTTTCTTTGGATCGAAATTTGAAATTGAGTGCAGAGGATGAAGCTTTTGTTTTAAAGCCTTTCGATAAAGTATACGTACGTAGAGCGCCAGGTTTCCGTCCTCAAGGTGTAGCCAATGTGCAAGGAGAAGTGAAATACTCAGGAGATTATGGAATAACCCGTAAGGATGAAAAAATATCGGATGTAATTAAAAGAGCAGGTGGTATTACCCCAGAAGCCTATGTGAAAGGAGCTTCTTTACGTCGTAGAATCGAATTAAGTGAGGCAGAATACCAAGCCAAAATGGCCATTGCTGCTCAAGATACAACCATGGTAGGAGAGGATATTGAAAAGGTGTCCTATCAGATTGTGGGGATTGATTTAGCAGAGGTAATGAAAAGGCCCGGAGGAGTAGAAGATTTACAAGTGAAAGCTGGAGATCAGATTCTAATTCCATCTAAGTTAGAGACAGTGATGGTTTCAGGTTCTGTTTTAAGTCCAGTTGCACATACTTTTACAGCTAAAAAGAAATTGAAAGATTACATCTACGGTAGTGGAGGCTTTGCACAACGTGCTAAAAAAGGAAAAGTGTATGTGCTTTATGCCAATGGAACAACTGAGGCCACGAAATGTGGTTTGTTTGGTCGTCGTTTCCCAAAAGTAGAGCCAGGCTGTGAAATTATTGTACCTGAAAAACCAGAAGTTGACAAAGCTACGCAAGCAAGCAAATGGTTGGCCATCGCATCAACTTTTGCTACTTTAATTACGGCAATTGCCGTGGCAACGAGATAG
- a CDS encoding polysaccharide biosynthesis protein codes for MNLTKIRIFDRNTPRWIVFLIDLFIALTSISAAYLLRFNFNIESINLNSAKLVIPIVLLIRTLSFFIGGTYAGIVRYTSAKDAERIFVVVSLGSMVLVMANGLSYYFQNGTFFIPFSILIIEYIAMVFLMTSSRVIFKAIYYRYLTHSKVRENILIYGSDEFGIMAKHALDSSNEVNSTIVGFVDHNDKKVGSKLENIKIFSPRDLERLLERTEIDKVIIAKKDLSVDERQSIIELCLNKNVKVWEVPKFESWVNGELSVKQIRAIKIEDLLEREPIKLDWDEIDQQVSGKTVLVTGAAGSIGSEMVRQVARFRPKNIILFDQAESPLYDIELSLKEELNFYNFEIVIGDVRDKERTRKMFEVFKPQLVYHAAAYKHVPMMENNPSEAIKTNVFGTKNIADLSLEYGVERFVMVSTDKAVNPTNVMGASKRIAEICTQSMNFPGGATHFITTRFGNVLGSNGSVIPRFKAQIEKGGPVTVTHPDITRYFMTIPEACQLVMQAGAIGKGGKIFIFDMGRSVKIVDLAYKMIKLSGLKEGVDVNVQFTGLRPGEKLYEELLNVKENTVPTKHPRIMIAKVREYEREEVEVLIKHFNDLLEENDNFKIVAHMKAIVPEFKSMNSIYEQLDQKFIRESVKVGPIDLSEIKEMLK; via the coding sequence ATGAATTTAACTAAAATTCGTATTTTTGATAGGAACACACCTAGATGGATCGTATTTCTTATTGATTTGTTTATTGCTTTGACTTCAATATCCGCAGCTTATCTGTTGCGTTTCAATTTTAATATTGAGAGTATTAACCTTAACTCTGCAAAATTAGTAATCCCTATTGTTTTATTAATTAGGACGCTTAGTTTCTTTATTGGTGGGACATATGCAGGTATTGTTCGTTATACCAGTGCGAAAGATGCAGAGCGTATATTTGTTGTTGTATCTCTAGGTTCAATGGTTCTAGTGATGGCAAATGGGTTAAGCTATTATTTTCAAAATGGAACTTTTTTTATTCCTTTTTCTATATTGATCATTGAGTATATCGCAATGGTATTTTTAATGACCAGTAGTCGTGTCATTTTCAAAGCGATTTATTATCGCTATTTGACCCATTCTAAGGTGCGAGAAAATATCTTAATTTATGGTAGCGATGAGTTTGGTATTATGGCTAAGCATGCCTTGGATAGTAGTAATGAGGTGAACAGTACGATTGTTGGTTTTGTAGACCATAATGATAAAAAGGTTGGTAGTAAATTAGAAAACATTAAGATATTTAGCCCACGTGATCTAGAAAGATTGCTTGAAAGGACCGAAATTGATAAGGTAATTATTGCCAAGAAAGATTTAAGTGTCGATGAACGTCAGTCTATTATTGAGCTTTGTTTAAATAAGAATGTGAAAGTTTGGGAGGTTCCTAAATTTGAAAGCTGGGTGAATGGGGAGTTGAGTGTAAAGCAAATCCGTGCCATTAAAATTGAGGATTTGTTAGAGCGTGAGCCAATTAAATTGGATTGGGATGAGATCGATCAGCAAGTAAGTGGAAAAACGGTTCTGGTTACTGGAGCAGCAGGATCAATCGGTAGTGAAATGGTTCGTCAGGTAGCTCGTTTTCGCCCTAAAAATATTATTTTATTCGATCAAGCAGAATCACCACTTTACGATATTGAATTATCCCTAAAGGAAGAGCTCAATTTCTATAATTTCGAAATTGTGATTGGTGATGTTAGGGATAAAGAAAGAACTCGAAAAATGTTTGAGGTGTTTAAGCCACAGTTGGTTTATCATGCTGCAGCCTACAAACATGTTCCTATGATGGAGAATAATCCATCGGAAGCCATTAAAACAAATGTATTTGGAACCAAGAATATTGCAGATTTATCTCTTGAATATGGAGTTGAAAGATTTGTAATGGTTTCTACCGATAAGGCGGTAAATCCTACAAATGTAATGGGAGCCTCAAAGCGTATCGCTGAGATTTGTACGCAAAGTATGAATTTCCCAGGAGGTGCAACGCATTTTATTACAACGAGATTTGGGAATGTGTTGGGCTCAAATGGTTCAGTAATACCAAGATTTAAAGCTCAGATCGAAAAGGGAGGACCAGTTACGGTTACACATCCAGACATCACAAGATATTTTATGACCATTCCTGAAGCTTGTCAGTTAGTGATGCAGGCAGGTGCAATTGGGAAAGGTGGAAAAATCTTCATTTTTGATATGGGAAGATCTGTTAAGATTGTTGATTTAGCCTACAAGATGATAAAGTTGAGTGGATTGAAAGAAGGGGTGGATGTGAATGTACAGTTTACGGGTTTACGCCCTGGTGAAAAATTGTATGAGGAATTGTTGAATGTGAAAGAGAATACGGTTCCTACAAAGCATCCTCGTATTATGATTGCGAAAGTTAGAGAATATGAGCGAGAAGAGGTGGAAGTTTTGATTAAGCACTTTAATGATTTGTTAGAGGAGAATGATAATTTTAAAATTGTTGCTCATATGAAAGCGATTGTGCCTGAGTTTAAATCGATGAATTCCATTTACGAACAGCTGGATCAGAAGTTTATCAGAGAGAGTGTGAAGGTGGGCCCTATTGATTTGTCTGAAATAAAAGAAATGTTAAAATAA